In the Populus trichocarpa isolate Nisqually-1 chromosome 1, P.trichocarpa_v4.1, whole genome shotgun sequence genome, one interval contains:
- the LOC7490723 gene encoding chloroplast envelope quinone oxidoreductase homolog → MGMAGKLMHAIQYDSYDGGPAALKHVEVPLPSPKKYEVLLKLEATSLNPIDWKIQKGKLRPFFPRKFPYVPGTDVAGEVVEVGAEVKNFKIGDRVVAELGHLYGGGLAEYAVAKESLTVVRPAEVSAAEGAGLLVSGITAYQALTQHGGIKLDGSGQQKNILITAASGGVGLYAVQLAKLGNTHVTATCGARNIELVKSLGADEVLDYKTPEGAALKSPSGKKYDVVLHCALGISWSTFEPTLSESGKVIDITPGASAMMTFVLKKLTFSKKQLVPILTVSPSIESLDCLIKLVKEGKLKTIIDSRHPLRKAEDAWAKSIDGHATGKIVVET, encoded by the exons ATGGGAATGGCAGGGAAGCTCATGCATGCCATTCAGTATGATTCTTATGATGGAGGACCTGCTgctttaaag CATGTTGAAGTTCCACTCCCAAGTCCTAAGAAATATGAGGTTTTGTTAAAGCTGGAAGCAACCAGTCTGAATCCAATTGATTGGAAAATCCAGAAAGGCAAGCTGCGGCCTTTTTTTCCTCGCAAATTCCCTTATGTACCTG GTACGGATGTGGCAGGCGAGGTTGTAGAGGTTGGAGCAGAAGTAAAGAACTTCAAAATTGGTGACAGAGTTGTTGCAGAACTTGGCCATCTT TATGGAGGTGGACTAGCTGAGTATGCTGTAGCAAAGGAGAGCTTGACTGTGGTGAGGCCAGCTGAAGTTTCAGCTGCTGAAGGCGCAGGCTTACTTGTTTCAGGTATCACAGCTTACCAGGCTCTCACACAGCATGGTGGGATCAAGCTTGATGGAAGCGGGCAGCAGAAAAACATTCTGATCACTGCTGCCTCAGGTGGTGTAGGTCTTTATGCAGTTCAGCTAGCAAAGCTTGGAAATACACACGTAACAGCCACTTGTGGTGCTCGTAACATCGAATTGGTCAAGAGCTTAGGGGCCGATGAGGTTCTTGATTACAAAACACCTGAAGGAGCAGCTCTCAAGAGTCCATCTGGTAAGAAATATGATGTTGTGCTCCACTGTGCACTGGGCATTTCTTGGTCTACTTTTGAACCTactttgagtgaaagtggtaaggttattgacaTCACTCCTGGCGCTAGTGCCATGATGACTTTTGTTCTCAAGAAACTTACCTTCTCCAAGAAACAGCTGGTGCCCATATTAACCGTAAGCCCCAGCATTGAGAGCCTGGATTGTCTTATTAAACTTGTGAAGGAAGGGAAGCTTAAGACGATCATCGACTCCAGACATCCATTAAGGAAGGCAGAAGATGCCTGGGCAAAGAGTATCGATGGCCATGCTACAGGGAAGATTGTTGTGGAAACTTGA